Genomic segment of Triticum aestivum cultivar Chinese Spring chromosome 6A, IWGSC CS RefSeq v2.1, whole genome shotgun sequence:
TTAGTTTGCAGTTGCATCAGAAGGCCGtcgaattttttaaaaaaattggagaaAAGAAGGCCGTAAGTGGATAGTCTCTGCTTGGTCTCTGGCCCATCTGGCTGCCATAATTTGGTCTGGCCCAATTCGTGTCGCTGGTCAAACTCTAGGGGCACGTCAGCTTCAGGGCACGTCAAAGGAGCTTGATCCCGCTTCTCGCCTCCATCATCTCCGCTCGTCAAACTCAACGGGACGCACGCAACGCGACGACCATGGCCGCAGCCTCCACGAAGTCCGACCGCGCGGCCCTCCTCAAGGCCTTCGACGAGGCCCGCACCGGCGTCCGCGGCCTCGTCGAGTCCGGCGTCTCCACCGTCCCCGACCTCTTCGTCCACACCAACCCCTATGCCTCAGTCCAGCTTGCTCCCCCGGGCGTCTCCATCCCCGTCGTTGACCTTTCCCTCCCCGCGcacgtcgctgccgccgccgccgcggcggccgccCGCGACTGGGGCTTCTTCCACCTCGTCAACCACGAGGTCCTTGTCCCCTCCGGCCACCCCGCGAGGGCCCTCACCGCGGTGCGCGCCTTCAACGAGCTCCCCGCCCCCGAGCGCGCGGCGCACTACGGCCGGGCCTTGTCGGGCGGGGTTAGCTACTCCTCGAACGTCGACCTGTTCCTGTCCCCCGCGGCGAGCTGGCGCGACACCGTCCAGGTGTTGTTCGGGCCTACGCCGCCCAACGCCGAACGCATACCGTCGGTGTGCCGCTCTGAAGTCATCGAGTGGGAAGCGCACGCCGCCGCGGTGGCCCGCGCCGTGATGGCGCTGCTCTCACAGGGGCTCGGGCTCGGGGATGCGGCGCTGGAGGAGACCTCGTGCCTGGAAGGGAAGCTCATGGTCTGCCATTACTACCCGGTGTGCCCCGAGCCTGAGCGCACCATGGGCTTAGTCCCGCACACCGACCCCGGCGTGCTCACCGTCCTTGAGCAGGATGGCGTTGGTGGTTTGCAGGTGAAGCACACGAATGGGGACGGGGAGAGCTTCTGGGTGGACGTG
This window contains:
- the LOC123130856 gene encoding 1-aminocyclopropane-1-carboxylate oxidase homolog 4, whose amino-acid sequence is MAAASTKSDRAALLKAFDEARTGVRGLVESGVSTVPDLFVHTNPYASVQLAPPGVSIPVVDLSLPAHVAAAAAAAAARDWGFFHLVNHEVLVPSGHPARALTAVRAFNELPAPERAAHYGRALSGGVSYSSNVDLFLSPAASWRDTVQVLFGPTPPNAERIPSVCRSEVIEWEAHAAAVARAVMALLSQGLGLGDAALEETSCLEGKLMVCHYYPVCPEPERTMGLVPHTDPGVLTVLEQDGVGGLQVKHTNGDGESFWVDVRPAPGALVINVGDLLQIMSNDKYKSVEHRVVMNSGEEARVSLAVFFNPGKRGESVLYGPLPELVSTENPPKYRRFAMPEFLGAFFKRDLASKALLEHFKL